A stretch of the Mycobacteriales bacterium genome encodes the following:
- the mptB gene encoding polyprenol phosphomannose-dependent alpha 1,6 mannosyltransferase MptB, with amino-acid sequence MGATPREFESRILRHARPVLARRSWRSAIASPAQAPPAREESSGRVAARYVAPALLCLSFAAIAVTQLLGPSATEAPLGANDNGATPPWHASTSPSPWLVSGLLALAVAAGVATLWLGLTGRWRPRPKRVIAASALAVGVLGLLAPIGSADPLSYAAYGRMVTTGHDPYTTAPSSLAATDPVERAVEIPWQHTPSVYGPVATAEQALASKLAGRNVALTILLLDLVGAVVFIATALLLYRIAPTDEVRLRGALLWTANPLLWLQLVAGAHLDVLAAGAVLAAVAIAVRSRIAAGALVGVAVSIKAPTALVWVALAWAARRSRRAVAALTAGALVVAGVGYGVAGAGAFRELNRASRQVSLATPWRLVSDLTDPAFGHGASRRVIGALAFVVFVAVVVALHRLNPEVRGGSPTALAFALSLAYVLSAPYTLPWYDAVPWVLLPLLATSRLDALLAAHTAVLSLAYIPGRAAYRLTGAMHAVAFGMRDAVSPIVLIALLLALAAASTRHASRPASLAPPRSPG; translated from the coding sequence TTGGGGGCAACCCCTCGCGAGTTCGAATCTCGCATCCTCCGCCACGCGCGGCCCGTCCTCGCCCGCCGGAGTTGGAGGTCTGCGATCGCCAGCCCGGCGCAGGCACCGCCCGCTCGCGAGGAGTCCAGCGGCCGGGTCGCGGCGAGGTACGTCGCTCCTGCCCTGCTCTGCCTGAGTTTCGCCGCGATCGCGGTCACCCAGCTTCTCGGCCCGAGTGCCACCGAGGCACCGCTCGGCGCGAACGACAACGGCGCGACCCCGCCGTGGCACGCGTCGACCTCGCCGTCACCGTGGTTGGTGAGCGGGCTGCTCGCGCTTGCCGTAGCGGCGGGGGTCGCAACGCTGTGGCTCGGCCTCACCGGACGCTGGCGACCGCGCCCGAAACGTGTGATCGCCGCGAGCGCACTCGCTGTCGGGGTCCTGGGTCTGCTCGCACCGATCGGCTCCGCCGACCCGCTGTCCTATGCCGCCTACGGACGGATGGTGACGACCGGCCACGATCCCTACACGACAGCACCGTCCTCGCTCGCGGCAACCGACCCAGTCGAGCGGGCGGTGGAGATTCCTTGGCAGCACACGCCATCGGTCTACGGTCCGGTGGCGACCGCCGAGCAGGCGCTCGCCTCGAAGCTGGCCGGCCGCAACGTGGCGCTCACGATCTTGCTGCTCGACCTGGTCGGCGCGGTGGTGTTCATCGCGACCGCGCTGCTCCTCTACCGGATCGCGCCGACCGACGAGGTCCGGCTGCGCGGTGCACTGTTGTGGACGGCAAACCCGTTGCTGTGGCTGCAGCTCGTGGCCGGTGCGCATCTCGACGTACTCGCCGCCGGCGCAGTGCTCGCCGCGGTCGCGATCGCCGTACGTAGCCGGATCGCCGCCGGGGCGCTGGTCGGCGTCGCCGTCTCGATCAAGGCACCCACCGCTCTGGTCTGGGTTGCACTGGCCTGGGCCGCGCGACGGTCGAGGCGAGCCGTAGCAGCGCTCACCGCGGGCGCCTTGGTGGTCGCCGGAGTCGGCTACGGCGTCGCCGGTGCGGGCGCGTTCCGCGAGCTGAACCGCGCCTCGCGGCAAGTGTCGCTCGCAACGCCGTGGCGGCTCGTGTCCGACCTGACCGATCCTGCGTTCGGTCATGGTGCGTCGCGCCGCGTGATCGGGGCACTCGCATTCGTCGTTTTCGTCGCCGTAGTTGTCGCGCTGCACCGTTTGAACCCGGAGGTGCGCGGCGGCAGCCCGACGGCCCTCGCCTTCGCCCTGTCCCTCGCCTACGTGCTGTCCGCGCCGTACACCTTGCCGTGGTACGACGCCGTGCCGTGGGTGCTGCTTCCCTTGCTCGCGACCAGCCGGCTCGACGCCTTGCTGGCCGCGCACACCGCGGTGCTCTCGCTCGCCTACATTCCCGGTCGCGCGGCGTACCGGCTGACCGGCGCGATGCACGCCGTGGCGTTCGGTATGCGCGACGCCGTATCACCGATCGTGCTGATCGCGCTCCTGCTTGCGCTAGCCGCAGCAAGCACCCGACACGCCTCGCGACCTGCGAGTTTGGCTCCACCACGCTCGCCTGGCTAG
- a CDS encoding transglycosylase family protein yields the protein MRHARKPGRHRKPSNAGLLATAGAVGVGTLAAVIISPAAASAATNVQWERVAHCESGDRWHIDTGNGYYGGLQFSASTWASFDVDHYASRADLASKHQQMDVANHVLKRQGWHAWPICSQYAGSPGPSPVETKAGHAKHDGKWIHYRVRHGDTLAEIARRHHVKGGWRTVYRDNRHVIGSNPSAIHAGEKLKLRAHHAH from the coding sequence ATGCGCCATGCCCGAAAACCGGGACGACATCGCAAGCCGTCGAACGCCGGCTTGCTGGCCACGGCCGGCGCGGTCGGTGTCGGCACCCTCGCCGCGGTGATCATCAGCCCGGCTGCCGCCAGCGCCGCAACCAACGTCCAGTGGGAGCGCGTCGCGCACTGCGAGTCCGGCGACCGCTGGCACATCGACACCGGCAACGGCTACTACGGGGGCCTGCAGTTCTCGGCGTCGACGTGGGCGTCGTTCGACGTCGACCACTACGCCAGCCGCGCCGACCTCGCTTCCAAGCACCAGCAGATGGATGTGGCAAACCACGTCTTGAAGCGCCAAGGTTGGCACGCGTGGCCGATCTGCTCGCAGTACGCCGGCTCGCCCGGCCCGTCTCCGGTCGAGACCAAGGCGGGTCACGCCAAGCACGACGGCAAGTGGATCCACTACCGGGTACGCCACGGCGACACCCTCGCCGAGATCGCTCGGCGACACCACGTCAAGGGTGGCTGGCGCACGGTGTACCGGGACAACCGGCACGTCATCGGCAGCAACCCCAGTGCGATCCATGCCGGGGAGAAGCTCAAGCTTCGCGCGCATCACGCACACTGA